The following proteins come from a genomic window of Blastococcus sp. HT6-30:
- a CDS encoding DUF222 domain-containing protein — protein sequence MRSTGGSDALSRLAGALDDLAAEDLAGRFGPELLDRLGGLLTASNRLAAQVARTVRECELTQAAEHDGLKTMASWLRGHAGFSAAAASRLVGSGRALAELPAVAAAAVAGVVTPEGVAAVAPVAAPKHLAAAQAQGVDVAGVAAALAEVAATQPYAELRQVVHHYLARLDPDGPEPDPTEQRSLVIVRHADGSVSLRGELDAVGGEKLQAAVESITQATRPSGDTRTRAQQSADALVQLADNQLAAGSLPVLRTVKPHVVVRVDLTDLVDPSRGPAAGRMGFGATISAARARWLACDGTITRIVLGPEGQPLDLGRSHRVVPPHLRRAVEARDGGCVFAGCDAPSHWCDVHHLIHWAEGGDTSLDNSGLLCEQHHTKVHHGFRIERQPDGRWRTWRPDGTEILILPRRTEQTADARAG from the coding sequence ATGCGTTCGACGGGTGGGTCCGATGCGCTGAGCCGGTTGGCGGGCGCGCTGGACGACCTGGCCGCCGAGGACCTGGCGGGCCGGTTCGGCCCGGAGTTGCTCGACCGGCTCGGTGGCCTGTTGACCGCGTCGAACCGGCTGGCCGCGCAGGTGGCGCGCACGGTGCGGGAGTGCGAGCTGACCCAGGCCGCCGAGCACGACGGGCTGAAGACGATGGCCTCCTGGCTGCGCGGCCACGCCGGGTTCTCGGCGGCTGCGGCGTCGCGGTTGGTGGGTTCGGGGCGGGCGCTGGCGGAGCTGCCGGCGGTCGCTGCCGCGGCGGTGGCCGGCGTTGTGACGCCGGAGGGGGTGGCCGCGGTCGCGCCGGTCGCGGCGCCGAAGCACCTGGCCGCCGCGCAGGCGCAGGGCGTCGATGTGGCCGGGGTGGCTGCGGCCTTGGCGGAGGTGGCGGCGACCCAGCCCTACGCCGAGCTGCGGCAGGTGGTGCACCACTACCTGGCCCGGCTGGACCCCGACGGACCCGAACCCGACCCGACCGAGCAGCGGTCGCTGGTGATCGTGCGGCACGCCGACGGATCGGTGTCCTTGCGCGGTGAGCTCGACGCCGTCGGCGGGGAGAAGCTGCAGGCCGCGGTCGAGTCGATCACGCAGGCCACCCGCCCCTCGGGTGACACGCGGACGCGGGCGCAGCAGTCCGCCGACGCCCTGGTGCAGCTGGCCGACAACCAGCTCGCGGCCGGGTCCCTGCCGGTGCTGCGGACGGTCAAGCCGCACGTGGTGGTGCGCGTGGACCTGACCGACCTGGTCGACCCTTCGAGGGGCCCGGCCGCGGGGCGGATGGGCTTCGGCGCGACGATCTCCGCCGCCCGTGCCCGCTGGCTGGCCTGCGACGGCACCATCACCCGCATCGTGCTCGGCCCCGAAGGTCAACCGCTGGACCTGGGCCGCAGCCACCGGGTCGTGCCACCCCATCTGCGCCGGGCGGTGGAGGCCCGCGACGGCGGCTGCGTGTTCGCCGGCTGCGACGCCCCGTCCCACTGGTGCGACGTCCACCACCTGATCCACTGGGCCGAGGGTGGCGACACCTCACTGGACAACTCAGGGCTGCTATGCGAACAGCACCACACCAAGGTCCACCACGGATTCCGGATCGAACGCCAACCCGACGGACGATGGCGCACCTGGCGCCCCGACGGCACCGAGATCCTCATCCTCCCCCGCCGCACCGAGCAGACGGCCGACGCGCGCGCGGGCTGA
- the cbiE gene encoding precorrin-6y C5,15-methyltransferase (decarboxylating) subunit CbiE — MPAAAPGPSPATTASPVVVVGIGADGWDGLSPAARRSIEAADVLRGSARQLALVPPGAAAERVPWPSPVAPALRALPAAHPGRRVVVLASGDPMLSGIGTSLVRLLGPGAVDVVPHPSSVTLACARLGWAVEETQVVSVVGRPVELVAPHATPGRRLLVLGSDTGTPAAVAALLASLGSGGSRLTALAQLGGPGERAFTGTAAGWPHPETDPLVITAVEVVADPGTVPLPTVPGLPDDAYEHDGQLTKRDVRAVTLARLAPLPGQLLWDVGAGAGSIGIEWLRTHPSCRAVAIEAHPDRAARVRRNAVRLGVPGLDVVEGRAPEALAGLPAPDAVFVGGGATAPGVLDACWDALPAGGRLVVNAVTLESEAVLADRYARCGGELVRLGVAHGTPVGGFTGWKAAMPVTIWSGVKP, encoded by the coding sequence GTGCCTGCCGCCGCCCCCGGACCGTCCCCGGCGACGACCGCGTCCCCGGTCGTGGTCGTCGGCATCGGCGCCGACGGCTGGGACGGCCTGTCCCCGGCCGCGCGCCGGTCGATCGAGGCCGCCGATGTGCTGCGCGGGAGCGCCCGGCAGCTGGCGCTGGTGCCGCCCGGGGCGGCCGCCGAGCGGGTGCCCTGGCCCTCGCCGGTGGCCCCCGCGCTGCGGGCGCTCCCCGCTGCGCACCCGGGCCGCCGGGTCGTGGTGCTAGCCAGCGGCGACCCGATGCTCTCGGGGATCGGCACGTCGCTGGTCCGGCTGCTGGGCCCGGGCGCGGTCGACGTCGTCCCGCACCCGTCGTCGGTGACGCTGGCGTGCGCCCGGCTCGGCTGGGCGGTCGAGGAGACGCAGGTGGTCTCCGTCGTGGGACGTCCGGTGGAGCTCGTCGCGCCGCACGCGACGCCGGGGCGCCGGCTGCTGGTGCTCGGCTCCGACACGGGCACGCCCGCGGCCGTGGCGGCCCTGCTCGCCTCGCTCGGCTCCGGCGGCAGCCGGCTCACCGCGCTGGCCCAGCTGGGCGGGCCCGGCGAGCGCGCGTTCACCGGTACGGCGGCCGGCTGGCCGCACCCGGAGACCGATCCGCTGGTGATCACCGCCGTGGAGGTGGTGGCCGACCCCGGCACCGTGCCGCTGCCGACCGTTCCCGGGCTGCCCGACGACGCCTACGAGCACGACGGCCAGCTGACCAAGCGGGACGTGCGCGCGGTGACCCTGGCCCGCCTGGCCCCGCTGCCCGGGCAGCTGCTCTGGGACGTCGGCGCGGGCGCCGGGTCCATCGGGATCGAGTGGCTGCGCACCCACCCGTCCTGCCGCGCGGTGGCGATCGAGGCCCACCCGGACCGCGCCGCGCGGGTGCGCCGCAACGCCGTCCGGCTCGGCGTACCCGGCCTGGACGTGGTGGAGGGGCGGGCGCCGGAGGCCCTGGCCGGGCTGCCCGCCCCGGACGCGGTCTTCGTCGGGGGCGGCGCCACGGCGCCCGGCGTGCTCGACGCCTGCTGGGACGCCCTGCCCGCCGGTGGCCGGCTGGTGGTCAACGCCGTCACGCTGGAGAGCGAGGCGGTGCTCGCCGACCGGTACGCGCGCTGCGGTGGCGAGCTGGTGCGGCTCGGCGTCGCCCACGGCACACCGGTGGGCGGCTTCACCGGGTGGAAGGCGGCCATGCCTGTGACGATCTGGTCGGGAGTCAAGCCGTGA
- a CDS encoding AbrB family transcriptional regulator — MDLLAILVLGVLVILGFEALGVPSPPLFAGLLVGLARALAVPRKLTLPQHATTAAQVVIGVKVGTLVQMDTVVAIASDWLPVLLVTVATLVLSLVAGQLMALRRGISRVTGAFSMVAGGASGITLMARELGADERMVAVLQYLRVLLIVLTLPAVALLVFSADPVGGPGIGAVTAPGWWTELGFTAVCGVVGTAAATLLRLPVASLLGPMLVAAALDLGGLSGGAGVPFPLAELAFLVVGLLVGLNFTRASLRMVREVLPLALAVLVVLSVACAGLGVALAAATGVSPLDGYLATTPGGMNAVLVTATSTGADTTFVLAVQLLRLFVMLLSAPLIARLLRRWA, encoded by the coding sequence GTGGACCTGCTCGCCATCCTGGTCCTCGGCGTCCTCGTCATCCTCGGCTTCGAGGCCCTGGGGGTGCCCTCGCCGCCGCTGTTCGCCGGCCTGTTGGTGGGGCTCGCCCGCGCGCTCGCGGTCCCGCGCAAGCTGACCCTCCCGCAGCACGCGACGACTGCCGCCCAGGTGGTCATCGGCGTCAAGGTGGGCACGTTGGTGCAGATGGACACCGTGGTGGCCATTGCCTCGGACTGGCTGCCGGTCCTGCTGGTCACGGTCGCGACCCTGGTCCTCAGCCTGGTGGCCGGGCAGCTCATGGCGCTGCGCCGGGGCATCAGCCGGGTGACCGGTGCCTTCTCGATGGTGGCCGGTGGGGCCTCCGGGATCACGCTGATGGCCCGCGAGCTCGGCGCGGACGAGCGGATGGTGGCGGTTCTGCAGTACCTCCGGGTACTGCTGATCGTGCTGACGCTGCCCGCCGTGGCGCTCCTGGTGTTCTCCGCGGACCCCGTGGGCGGCCCCGGGATCGGTGCGGTCACGGCCCCCGGATGGTGGACGGAGCTGGGGTTCACGGCGGTGTGCGGGGTGGTCGGCACCGCCGCGGCGACGCTGCTGCGTCTGCCGGTCGCCTCGTTGCTCGGCCCGATGCTCGTGGCCGCCGCGCTGGACCTGGGCGGTCTGTCCGGTGGGGCCGGCGTGCCCTTTCCGCTGGCCGAGCTCGCGTTCCTCGTGGTCGGCCTGCTGGTGGGACTGAACTTCACGCGGGCCAGCCTGCGCATGGTCAGGGAGGTCCTGCCGCTGGCACTCGCGGTGCTGGTCGTGCTCAGCGTGGCGTGCGCCGGCCTCGGTGTGGCCCTCGCCGCGGCGACCGGCGTCAGCCCGCTCGACGGCTACCTGGCCACCACGCCGGGCGGCATGAACGCCGTCCTCGTGACGGCGACCTCCACGGGCGCCGACACCACGTTCGTTCTCGCCGTCCAGCTGCTGCGGCTGTTCGTCATGCTGCTCAGCGCGCCGCTCATCGCTCGGCTGCTGCGCCGCTGGGCCTGA
- a CDS encoding MFS transporter produces the protein MAPPTLSRTPAFWTTAGLLLLVLAASGVPTPLYRVYQEQFGFGPGMLTTVFGIYALALLAALLVAGGLSDHVGRRPVVAAGLLLQAAAMLVFLTADAVSWLLVARVLQGLSMGVLTGTLGALLLDTQHANRPLGALVNSAGPGVGLSLGAVSAAVVVEYVASPTRWVFAVLTAALLLAAAVVALLPETSPRGPGALRSLRPTVRVPRTQRPAFFAAVPAMVAAWALGGLYLSLGPSLVASVFGIEDHLVGSLLVLAMQGTAAVGAVLGRNLAPERAMVAGAAVFAVGVAGTIAALVTGQVAVLFVSAVVSGLGFGLSFLGAVATVSAGVAPAERAGLLSSVFVVGYLSFSVPAVVAGSAAAVIGLETVTEIYAAVLVVLALLAIGGVRLRRRRARLPEGAPGPTAERLPA, from the coding sequence GTGGCACCTCCGACGCTCTCCCGCACCCCCGCGTTCTGGACCACGGCCGGCCTCCTCCTGCTGGTGCTCGCCGCGTCCGGCGTGCCGACGCCGCTGTACCGCGTCTACCAGGAGCAGTTCGGCTTCGGTCCGGGCATGCTGACGACGGTCTTCGGTATCTACGCCCTCGCGCTGCTGGCCGCGCTGCTCGTCGCGGGCGGGCTCTCCGACCACGTCGGACGCCGGCCGGTGGTGGCCGCCGGGCTGCTGCTGCAGGCGGCCGCCATGCTGGTCTTCCTGACCGCGGACGCGGTGAGCTGGCTGCTGGTGGCCCGCGTGCTGCAAGGCTTGTCCATGGGCGTGCTGACCGGCACGCTGGGCGCCCTGCTGCTGGACACCCAGCACGCGAACCGCCCGCTCGGTGCCCTGGTGAACAGCGCCGGCCCCGGCGTCGGGCTGTCCCTGGGCGCGGTCAGCGCAGCGGTGGTCGTCGAGTACGTGGCCTCGCCCACCCGGTGGGTCTTCGCCGTCCTGACCGCCGCCCTCCTGCTGGCCGCGGCCGTCGTCGCGCTGCTGCCGGAGACGTCACCCCGGGGTCCCGGTGCGCTGCGCTCGCTGCGGCCGACGGTGCGGGTGCCCCGGACCCAGCGCCCGGCCTTCTTCGCCGCGGTGCCGGCCATGGTCGCGGCCTGGGCCCTCGGCGGCCTCTACCTGTCCCTCGGCCCGTCGCTGGTCGCCTCCGTCTTCGGCATCGAGGACCACCTGGTCGGCAGCCTGCTGGTGCTGGCCATGCAGGGCACGGCTGCCGTCGGCGCCGTGCTGGGCCGCAACCTCGCCCCGGAGCGGGCCATGGTCGCCGGCGCCGCGGTGTTCGCCGTCGGAGTGGCCGGGACGATCGCCGCCCTGGTCACCGGGCAGGTCGCGGTGCTCTTCGTCTCGGCGGTCGTCTCCGGGCTCGGCTTCGGCCTGTCGTTCCTCGGGGCGGTGGCGACCGTCAGCGCCGGCGTCGCGCCTGCCGAGCGCGCCGGGCTGCTGTCCAGCGTGTTCGTCGTCGGCTACCTGAGCTTCAGCGTCCCGGCGGTGGTCGCGGGCTCTGCCGCGGCGGTGATCGGCCTCGAGACCGTCACCGAGATCTACGCCGCGGTGCTCGTCGTCCTGGCGCTGCTGGCCATCGGCGGGGTGCGGCTGCGCCGCCGCCGCGCCCGGCTCCCCGAGGGCGCGCCCGGCCCGACCGCGGAACGCCTCCCGGCCTGA
- a CDS encoding cobalt-precorrin-6A reductase, translated as MTGRVLVLGGTGEGRRLAAALAGAGIDVVSSLAGRVADPALPPGRVRIGGFGGVAGLVAWLREAPTAAVVDATHPFAAGMTATAAEASAATGIPLLRLQRPGWTARPGDDWRWVDSLADAAAAVAGFGSVFVTTGRQGLAAFADVPGHCLVRSVDPPSPPLPRRATVLLDRGPFDVAAERALMGEHGVEVVVTKDSGGPMTAAKLTAARELGLPVVVVRRPALPQGVPVAATVGAAADWVRSHAI; from the coding sequence GTGACCGGCCGGGTGCTGGTGCTCGGCGGCACCGGCGAGGGGCGGCGGCTGGCCGCGGCGCTCGCGGGCGCGGGGATCGACGTGGTCAGTTCGCTGGCCGGCCGGGTGGCCGATCCGGCGCTGCCGCCGGGGCGCGTGCGGATCGGCGGTTTCGGCGGGGTCGCCGGGCTGGTGGCGTGGCTGCGGGAGGCGCCCACCGCGGCGGTGGTCGACGCGACGCATCCGTTCGCCGCCGGGATGACGGCCACGGCGGCCGAGGCATCGGCGGCCACCGGCATCCCGCTGCTGCGCCTGCAGCGACCCGGCTGGACGGCGCGACCGGGCGACGACTGGCGCTGGGTCGACTCGCTGGCCGACGCCGCGGCCGCGGTGGCCGGGTTCGGCTCGGTGTTCGTGACGACCGGCCGGCAGGGGCTCGCCGCCTTCGCCGACGTGCCCGGGCACTGCCTGGTGCGCTCGGTCGATCCGCCGTCCCCCCCGCTGCCGCGGCGGGCCACCGTGCTGCTCGACCGCGGGCCGTTCGACGTCGCGGCGGAGCGGGCGCTGATGGGGGAGCACGGCGTCGAGGTCGTCGTCACCAAGGACAGCGGGGGACCGATGACGGCCGCGAAGCTCACCGCCGCCCGCGAGCTGGGCCTGCCCGTCGTGGTCGTGCGCCGTCCGGCGCTGCCGCAGGGAGTGCCGGTGGCCGCGACGGTCGGAGCTGCCGCGGACTGGGTTCGGTCGCACGCGATCTGA
- the cobG gene encoding precorrin-3B synthase, whose translation MTFPAAARDRADACPGALQTHPAADGALARVRVPGGVLTTAQLRVLTTAAGELGDGALELTSRGNVQLRGLARGSEPELGERLAAAGLLPSPTHETARNVLASVLSGRSGGLVDARPWVPAFDAGLCADPALAQLPGRFLAAFDDGRGDVAGQGADVTVLALAPDAVALLLAGADSGVRARPEDAVDLALAATRAFVAERAAQGGTAWRLAELAGGAERVAAALRGPRAERVPAPSAPRTGPAGPVAQDDGRTALVAVVPLGRLTAGQAAVLADVGPSELQLTPWRSVVVPDLADGSASDALAAAGLVLEPGSPWLHVTSCAGLPGCAKSRADVRADAEAAVAAGTLPAGGARQHWAGCERRCGRPAGGVVDVVATGSGYRVDRDPISR comes from the coding sequence ATGACCTTCCCGGCGGCGGCCCGCGACCGTGCGGACGCCTGCCCGGGCGCCCTGCAGACCCACCCGGCCGCCGACGGCGCGCTGGCGCGGGTGCGGGTGCCCGGCGGCGTCCTCACCACCGCACAGCTGCGGGTGCTGACGACCGCGGCCGGAGAGCTCGGCGACGGCGCGCTCGAGCTGACCAGCCGCGGCAACGTGCAGTTGCGCGGGCTGGCGCGCGGGTCGGAGCCTGAGCTGGGCGAGCGGCTGGCGGCGGCCGGGCTGCTGCCGAGCCCGACGCACGAGACCGCGCGCAACGTGCTCGCCAGCGTGCTCAGCGGCCGCTCCGGCGGGCTGGTCGACGCGCGTCCGTGGGTGCCGGCCTTCGACGCCGGTCTGTGCGCCGACCCCGCCCTCGCGCAGCTGCCGGGCCGCTTCCTGGCCGCGTTCGACGACGGCCGCGGCGACGTCGCCGGGCAGGGTGCCGACGTCACCGTCCTCGCGCTCGCCCCCGACGCGGTGGCACTGCTCCTGGCCGGCGCCGACTCCGGCGTCCGGGCCCGGCCCGAGGACGCGGTGGACCTGGCGCTGGCCGCCACGCGCGCCTTCGTCGCCGAGCGGGCGGCCCAGGGCGGTACCGCCTGGCGGCTGGCGGAGCTGGCCGGCGGCGCGGAGCGGGTCGCGGCGGCCCTGCGCGGCCCCCGGGCAGAGCGGGTGCCGGCGCCGAGCGCACCCCGGACCGGCCCCGCCGGTCCGGTGGCCCAGGACGACGGGCGGACGGCGCTGGTCGCCGTCGTCCCGCTGGGGCGGCTCACGGCCGGACAGGCCGCCGTGCTCGCCGACGTCGGCCCGTCCGAGCTGCAGCTGACGCCGTGGCGCAGCGTCGTGGTACCCGACCTCGCCGACGGGAGCGCGTCGGACGCCCTGGCGGCGGCCGGTCTGGTCCTGGAGCCCGGCAGCCCCTGGCTGCACGTCACCTCCTGCGCCGGCCTGCCCGGGTGCGCGAAGTCGCGAGCCGACGTACGTGCCGACGCCGAGGCCGCTGTCGCGGCCGGCACCCTGCCCGCCGGCGGGGCACGACAGCACTGGGCCGGCTGCGAACGCCGCTGCGGCCGGCCGGCCGGCGGCGTGGTCGACGTCGTGGCGACCGGCTCGGGCTACCGCGTCGACAGGGATCCGATCTCCCGCTGA
- a CDS encoding precorrin-8X methylmutase has translation MYDYEKDGAEIYRRSFATIRAEADLTSLPADVAQVAVRMIHACGQVDLVDDVAHSGAVVERAREALRAGAPVLCDAQMVASGITRRRLPKDNDVVCTLNDPRTPGLAADLGTTRTAAALELWRDRLDGAVVAIGNAPTALFHLLEMVAAGAPRPAAVIGIPVGFIGAVESKEALAASDLEHLVVHGRRGGSAITAAAINAIASTEE, from the coding sequence ATGTACGACTACGAGAAGGACGGCGCCGAGATCTACCGGCGCTCGTTCGCGACCATCCGCGCCGAGGCGGACCTCACGAGCCTGCCCGCCGACGTCGCCCAGGTGGCGGTGCGGATGATCCACGCCTGCGGGCAGGTCGACCTGGTCGACGACGTCGCCCACTCCGGCGCGGTGGTCGAGCGCGCCCGCGAGGCGCTGCGCGCCGGCGCACCGGTGCTCTGCGACGCGCAGATGGTCGCCAGCGGCATCACCCGCCGGCGGCTGCCGAAGGACAACGACGTCGTCTGCACCCTGAACGACCCGCGCACCCCCGGCCTGGCCGCCGACCTCGGCACCACCCGCACCGCCGCCGCCCTGGAGCTGTGGCGCGACCGGCTCGACGGCGCCGTCGTCGCGATCGGCAACGCGCCCACCGCCCTGTTCCACCTGCTGGAGATGGTGGCCGCGGGCGCACCCCGGCCGGCCGCCGTCATCGGCATCCCGGTCGGGTTCATCGGCGCGGTCGAGTCCAAGGAGGCCCTCGCCGCCTCCGACCTGGAACACCTGGTGGTGCACGGCCGGCGCGGCGGCAGCGCGATCACCGCTGCGGCGATCAACGCGATAGCGAGCACCGAGGAGTGA
- the cobM gene encoding precorrin-4 C(11)-methyltransferase, with amino-acid sequence MTVHFIGAGPGAADLITVRAARLIATAPVCLYAGALVPRELLDTAPAGARLVDTANLDLDRITAELVAAHEAGHDAARLHSGDPSVYSAMAEQMRRLDAAGVPYDVVPGVPAFAAAAASLKRELTVPGVGQTVILTRTSARSTPMPPGEDLTTLGASRATLVLHLAVQRIAALVPELVPSYGVDCPVAVVARASRDDELVLRGTLADIAGQVEAAGVTRTAVVIVGSVLTAGEFPDSHLYSTTRCRS; translated from the coding sequence GTGACGGTGCACTTCATCGGAGCCGGGCCGGGAGCGGCGGACCTCATCACGGTCCGGGCCGCCCGGCTCATCGCCACCGCGCCGGTCTGCCTCTACGCCGGCGCGCTGGTGCCCCGTGAGCTGCTGGACACCGCGCCGGCGGGCGCCCGGCTGGTCGACACCGCGAACCTCGACCTCGACCGGATCACCGCCGAGCTGGTCGCCGCGCACGAGGCCGGCCACGACGCCGCGCGGCTGCACTCCGGCGATCCGTCGGTCTACAGCGCGATGGCCGAGCAGATGCGTCGTCTGGACGCGGCCGGCGTTCCTTACGACGTCGTCCCCGGGGTGCCCGCGTTCGCCGCCGCGGCGGCGTCGCTCAAGCGGGAGCTGACCGTCCCGGGGGTGGGGCAGACGGTGATCCTCACCCGCACGTCCGCGCGGTCGACGCCGATGCCGCCGGGGGAGGACCTGACCACCCTCGGCGCGTCCCGCGCCACCCTCGTGCTCCACCTCGCGGTGCAGCGGATCGCCGCGCTGGTGCCCGAGCTGGTGCCCTCGTACGGGGTCGACTGCCCGGTCGCCGTCGTGGCGCGGGCCAGCCGCGACGACGAGCTGGTCCTCCGCGGCACGCTGGCCGACATCGCCGGTCAGGTGGAGGCGGCCGGGGTGACCCGCACCGCCGTGGTGATCGTGGGCTCGGTGCTCACCGCCGGCGAGTTCCCCGACAGCCACCTGTACTCGACGACGAGATGCCGCAGCTAG
- a CDS encoding precorrin-2 C(20)-methyltransferase translates to MSTTDATTPGRLYGVGLGPGDPELVTVKAARLIGSADVVAFHAARHGRSVARALAEPYLREGQVEELLVYPVTTETTDHPGGYQGAIDEFYEAAAARLAAHLDAGRDVVVLAEGDPLFYGSYMHMHKRLAHRYPTEVVPGVTSVSGAAAAVGRPLVERDEVLTVLPGTLPADELAARLAATDSAAVMKLGRTFPRVREAFERAGVLDRALYVERATTDRQRCLPLADVDPASVPYFSLALLPSPLTPQGTGPAPPTGQAAPHGEVVVVGLGPGSRSWTTPEAAEALACADDLVGYGPYLDRVAANPRQTRHASDNRVEADRAAHALELARSGRRVAVVSSGDPGVFAMAAAVLEVAERPEFAGVPVRVVPGLTAAQAVASRVGAPLGHDFCVMSLSDVLKPWEVIVDRLRHASAADLVIALYNPRSKHRPHQLGEALQVLLETRPPETVLVVGRDVGGPEETVRVTTLGALDPATVDMRCLVMIGSSQTRVTPSGAVYTSRSYPR, encoded by the coding sequence GTGAGCACCACGGACGCCACCACCCCCGGCCGTCTCTACGGGGTCGGGTTGGGCCCCGGCGACCCGGAGCTGGTCACCGTCAAGGCCGCCCGCCTGATCGGGTCCGCCGACGTCGTGGCGTTCCACGCCGCCCGGCACGGGCGGTCGGTCGCCCGCGCGCTGGCCGAGCCCTACCTGCGGGAAGGCCAGGTCGAGGAGCTGCTGGTCTACCCGGTCACCACCGAGACCACCGACCACCCCGGCGGCTACCAGGGTGCGATCGACGAGTTCTACGAGGCCGCCGCCGCCCGGCTCGCCGCGCACCTCGACGCCGGCCGCGACGTCGTCGTCCTCGCCGAGGGCGACCCGCTCTTCTACGGCTCCTACATGCACATGCACAAGAGGCTGGCACACCGCTACCCGACCGAGGTGGTCCCGGGCGTCACCAGCGTCAGCGGCGCGGCCGCCGCCGTCGGCCGGCCGCTGGTCGAGCGTGACGAGGTCCTCACCGTCCTGCCCGGCACCCTGCCGGCCGACGAGCTCGCCGCGCGGCTCGCGGCCACCGACTCCGCCGCGGTCATGAAGCTCGGCCGCACGTTCCCCCGGGTGCGCGAGGCCTTCGAGCGGGCCGGCGTCCTCGACCGGGCCCTCTACGTCGAGCGCGCCACCACCGATCGCCAGCGCTGCCTGCCGCTGGCCGACGTCGACCCGGCGAGCGTCCCGTACTTCTCCCTGGCCCTGCTGCCCAGCCCGCTGACCCCACAGGGCACCGGGCCGGCCCCGCCGACCGGACAGGCCGCACCGCACGGCGAGGTCGTCGTCGTCGGCCTCGGCCCCGGCTCGCGGAGCTGGACGACGCCGGAGGCCGCCGAGGCGCTGGCCTGCGCCGACGACCTCGTCGGCTACGGCCCCTATCTGGACCGGGTGGCGGCCAATCCCCGCCAGACCCGCCACGCCAGCGACAACCGCGTCGAGGCCGACCGCGCCGCGCACGCCCTGGAGCTGGCGCGGTCCGGCCGGCGGGTGGCCGTCGTGTCCAGCGGGGACCCGGGGGTCTTCGCCATGGCAGCCGCGGTGCTGGAGGTCGCCGAGCGGCCCGAGTTCGCCGGCGTCCCGGTGCGCGTGGTGCCCGGGCTCACCGCCGCCCAGGCGGTGGCCTCCCGGGTCGGCGCTCCGCTCGGCCACGACTTCTGCGTCATGTCGCTGTCCGACGTCCTGAAGCCCTGGGAGGTGATCGTCGACCGGCTGCGGCACGCGTCCGCCGCCGACCTGGTCATCGCCCTGTACAACCCGCGGTCGAAGCACCGCCCGCACCAGCTCGGCGAGGCGCTGCAGGTGCTGCTGGAGACGCGCCCCCCGGAGACCGTGCTGGTCGTGGGCCGGGACGTCGGCGGCCCCGAGGAGACCGTCCGGGTCACCACCCTCGGCGCGCTGGACCCGGCGACGGTGGACATGCGCTGCCTGGTCATGATCGGCTCGTCGCAGACCCGGGTCACGCCGTCGGGAGCGGTCTACACCTCCCGCAGCTACCCGCGCTGA
- a CDS encoding cobalt-precorrin-5B (C(1))-methyltransferase: MTTADRAEGTGLRSGWTTGACATAATTAAYTALLTGEFPDPVTIDLPKDRHPSFALAVERLEDGAATAGVVKDAGDDPDVTHGALVSVRITPGEPGSGVTFRAGDGVGTVTKPGLPLPVGEPAINPMPRQFMREHVAAVAARHGGTGDVVVEVSVEHGAELARRTWNPRLGILGGLSILGTTGVVVPYSCSAWIDSIRRGVDVARAAGRAHVAACTGSTSERVAVETYGLPEDALLDMGDFAGAVLKYLRRHPVERLTMAGGIGKLAKLADGHLDLHSGRSQVSTDSLAAMVEGAGGSPGLADRVRAANTALDALQQCQADGLPLGDLVAAGARRTALGVLRGAPVAVDVLVIDRAGTVVGRA; this comes from the coding sequence GTGACGACGGCGGATCGGGCGGAGGGCACCGGCCTGCGCTCCGGCTGGACCACCGGGGCCTGCGCCACCGCAGCGACCACCGCCGCGTACACCGCGCTGCTCACCGGCGAGTTCCCCGATCCGGTGACCATCGACCTGCCGAAGGACCGCCACCCGTCCTTCGCGCTGGCCGTCGAGCGGCTCGAGGACGGCGCCGCCACCGCGGGCGTCGTCAAGGACGCCGGCGACGACCCCGACGTCACGCACGGCGCGCTCGTCTCCGTCCGCATCACCCCCGGGGAGCCGGGCAGCGGCGTGACGTTCCGGGCCGGCGACGGCGTCGGCACCGTGACCAAGCCGGGGCTGCCGCTGCCGGTGGGCGAGCCGGCGATCAACCCGATGCCCCGGCAGTTCATGCGGGAGCACGTGGCCGCGGTCGCCGCCCGGCACGGCGGAACCGGCGACGTCGTCGTGGAGGTGTCCGTCGAGCACGGCGCGGAGCTGGCCCGCCGCACCTGGAACCCGCGGCTGGGCATCCTCGGCGGGCTGTCGATCCTCGGCACCACGGGCGTCGTCGTGCCGTACTCGTGCTCGGCGTGGATCGACTCGATCCGCCGCGGGGTCGACGTCGCGCGCGCCGCCGGCCGCGCGCACGTCGCGGCCTGCACCGGCAGCACCAGCGAACGGGTGGCGGTCGAGACCTACGGGCTCCCCGAGGACGCGCTGCTGGACATGGGGGACTTCGCCGGCGCCGTCCTCAAGTACCTGCGCCGCCACCCGGTCGAGCGGCTGACCATGGCCGGGGGCATCGGAAAGCTGGCCAAGCTGGCCGACGGCCACCTGGACCTGCACTCCGGTCGCTCCCAGGTGTCGACCGACTCGCTGGCGGCCATGGTCGAGGGCGCCGGCGGATCCCCCGGGCTGGCCGATCGGGTGCGCGCGGCCAACACGGCCCTCGACGCCCTGCAGCAGTGCCAGGCGGACGGGCTGCCGCTCGGCGACCTGGTGGCCGCCGGCGCGCGCCGGACCGCGCTCGGCGTCCTGCGCGGCGCACCGGTCGCAGTCGACGTGCTCGTCATCGACCGCGCCGGGACCGTCGTGGGACGCGCCTAG